Part of the Chloroflexota bacterium genome is shown below.
TCTCAGACCAGGCTGGTTACCCCAGCCGGAGCAATGTCAGCGTCTTCGCGGTAGAATAGCAACCTTGCGAACCTCTCCATCCCCGATGCTCTGGGTAGTCACATCGGGATTGACTGACAGAGCTAGATGGATAACGCGCCTTTCATCCGCTGGCATAGGTTCCAGGGTAGTGGATCGGCCGGTAGTCTTGACCTTCTGGGCAAGGCGCAGAGCCAGGTCTCTCAGCACGTGATAGCGGCGCTGCTTGTACCCTTCGACATCAATAGCCACTGGCACTTTTGCCTTCTGGTGACGAGCCACTATAAGCCGAACGACGTATTGCAAAGCGGCCAGGGTCTCACCACGTCGTCCGATAAGGATTCCCAGGTCTTGCCCCTTGATCTCTAAAGCAATGGATTTGGCCTCGGGGCTTGATGCCTGGAGAGGAGAAATCGGCTCCACTTCTGCTTCGAGCTTCATCAGCCGAAGGAGTTCTTCGACCGTCTTCTTGGCCAGTACGGCCACTTCATCCTCTTCTTGTTGGGTCGATTGCAAGGGAGTCACTCTAACTGTGGCCTCTTCGGCACCCAAACCCAGGAATCCTGGTTTCCCTTTCTTTAGAACAGTAACCTCTACGTCATCTATACTGAGTCCTAGTTGCTGTAGAGCGAGATCAATGGCTTCTTCTACGGTCTTTCCGCTTGATTCCAGACTTTCCATGCCTTGCTCCTTCCTTTGGGTTAGCGACTTGTTCGGCGACGGGGGTGTCTGCCACGACGGGGGCCTCCACAAGCTTCTGTTTCTCAGGCTTGGCTGCTTTCTTCGATGGAGCCTGTGCCGCAGGTTGTCGCCGAAGGTTGCCCCATCCGTATACATGGTATTGAACTGGGATGCTTGCGAGTGTAGTGACGAGGAAATAGAGCCCCACTCCAGAAGGAAGAGTGAGGGTGATAAAACCGAACATTAAAGGCATCATTATCTGCATCATGTTTTGCATAGACTGTTGCTGTGGGTCTGCTGCAGGCTGTGATATCATCTTTTGCGATACCCACATTGTTGCGCCGACCAGAATCGGCATCAAGAAGTAAGGGTCGGTCTTGGCCAGATTAAGCCAGAGGAAGCTTCCAGAGACGGGCAGCGCCTCCCGCACCATGGACCATGAATAGAGGCTGTCCGAAAGGCCAAGGAAGTCCTGCGGGGTGACTGCCATGGCTTGAATGATCCCGCGGTAGAGCGCAATAAAGATTGGTATCTGGATGAGGGTGGAAACGAGCATGGGTGAAGAAAGGCAGCCCATGGGGCTTATCCCTGCTTCCTTGTAAAGCTTCATTTGCTCCTGCTGCAGTTTTCGCGGGTCTTTGGCGTACTTCTTCTTCAGTTGCTGTATCTTTGGCTGCACCGTTCTCATTGCGTCTGCCATTTTCTTGGAGGAACGGAGCTGCTTCAGAATCAGGGGAGTCATAACCGCGCGCACGATAATAGTTAAGGCTATAATAGCCAGACCAAAGTTGCTGAAGAGGATACTAGACAGCAGTATCAGGAAGTTGAGTATGGGTCTATAGATAATCAGGTCCCAGATTTCCACTTTGTACCTCTAGCGCTGACAGAGAATGAGGATCCGTAATTCCAAGTTCATTCCTTACTTTTTGTCCGTTCGGTAGTCCCACAGCTTCTTAGCCTTACCATCTGCTTCTATTCTCAACGCATGGAGATAATGGGCGCCATTTTGAGCGTGGAAGAAGAGTATTCCGTTTTCCTGGTCGGCATACATAGCTGCTAAGATCGGATCATCAGCTGAATACAGCACACGGCCACTATTCCCTTCCACCTGAGGATCGATAGCCCATATGTTGCCGTCCTCAGAGCCGACAAGGATGAGGTTGAGGTTACGCATTAACACGGGCGGAGTCTGCACTATCCCTCCCGTGCGGCAAACCACCCAGTAGACATTAGGATCATCCACACTAATAGCGTATACATTCTTATCTAGAGAGCCAACCCAGACCTTGCCATCGTAAACAAGTGCCTGCGTCCAGAACCAGTTCTTGGCCTTATCGAAGACCCATTTTGCTTCTCTTGAAGGGGCCGCTTCTTTCTCTGCCCTGGCCAGGGCTGCCTGTCGCTCGGCTTCTGTAGCCACCTCGATAGCATAGAACTTTCGATCGCAAGAGCCAATGTAGATGGTGCCATTGGCAATCACCGGGGTGGAGAGGATAGCGCCTGACGACTTGAAAGACCATATCTCCTTGCCCGTCTCAGCATCCAGGGCATACAGCCTGTCATCGGACGAGCCGATGTAGACGACTCCATCATAGACCGCAGGGGTAGCCCAAATCTTATCCTTGGTCTTGAAGACCCACTTCGGCGCACTCAGATCCAGAGGCAGCGCATAAAATTTGCTGTTCGAATTGCCTACAAAGAGAGTGCCCTCGAGGTTCAGGGCATACAGCTTGCTATCGTTGGAGCCGACATAGATGGTGACACCAGCACCAATGGCCGGTGAGGTGCGGACAGCACCGCCGGTCGTGAAGCTGGACTTCACGGTGCCATTGGGGTTCAGCGCATACAGCCTGTTATCGTTGGAGCCGACATAGATGGTGCCATCAGCGCCAATGACCGGCGAAGAATCAACCGCACTGCCAGTGGTGAAGCTCCACTTCACAGTGCCATCGGGATTGACGGCATACAGCTTGTTATCCTTGGAGCCGACATAGATGGTGCCACCAGCACTAATGGCCGGTGAAGAGTCAACTGCTCCCCCAGTGGTGAAGCTCCACTTCTCAGTGCCATCAGGATTGACGGCATACAGCCTGTTATCGCTGGAGCCAACGTAGATGGTGCCATCAGCACCAATAGCCGGTGAAGAGTCAACTGCACCCCCAGTGCTGAAGCTCCACTTCTCAGTGCCATCAGGATTGACGGCATACAGCTTGTTATCCTTGGACCCGACATAAATGGTGTCATCAGCAGCAACGGCCGGTGAGGAGCCAACTGCACCCCCAGTGTCGAAACTCCACTTCTCAGTGCCATCGCGATTGACGGCATACAGCTTGTTATCCTTGGAGCCGACGTAAATGGTGCGATCGCCACCAATGGCCGGTGAAGAGCCAACCGCACCGCCGGTGTCGAAACTCCACTTCTCAGTGCCATCAGGATTGATGGCATACAGCTTGTTGTCGTTAGACCCCACGTAAATGGTGCCATCAGCAGCAACGGCCGGTGACGAGTCAACTACACCGCCAGTGGTGAAGCTCCACTTCAGAGTGCCATCGCGATTCACGGCATACAGCTTGTTATCCTTCGACCCGACATAAATAGTGCCATCAGCGCCAATGGCCGGTGAGGAGTTGACACCACCCCCAGCAGCGAAACTCCACCTTTCTATGGTGCCATAGGCTACTATTGGGCTACCAACAATGCTGCCGCCTATGTCCAAGTAATCGTAATGCCCCAACGCGTCGGTTATGAAGGAATGAACCTTCCCGTCATAGCCTCCGATGTAAACCTTGCCTTCGGCTATGGCCGGCGTACCGTAAGTGCTCATCGGCTTTGATATGCCACTTCCGCAAGCGAAAAGCCCCCCTCCGCTCGTGCCACCAATGTCCTTCCCCTTCTCTCCCCAGACCGGCGTTGGCGAACGATCCCCGTAGATATCCCTCAAGGCAATGACCTTGTTTCCTAACGTACCCACGTAGAGAGTATCTTGGTCCGCTACCAGGCCAGAGGCCACTGCCGGACCGGACCACCCCCTCGTTGGAGCTTGGGTACACGCCACGCCGACCAGAAGGACGAGTAGGGCCAAGACGGCGTAGAATATCTTACGTGATCTCACTCTCCTTATGCTGGGAAACATCAATTCAACTCCTTCTCCAGTATGCAAGGCAAGGCGTCAAGGTACAGGATCAAAACCTCCGGCGCTGAAAGGATGACAGCGCAGAATTCTCCTTGTCCCAAGCCAGCAACCCTTCAACACCCCGTACTTCTCAATGGCTTCATAGGTATACTGGGAACAAGAAGGTGCGAAGCGGCACGCGGGAGGAGCATGCTTTGACCAGGTCGATTGATATAATCGAATCAGACGTAAAGCCAGGCCTTTCATCTTTCATGTCAACTCTCTCAGCCTTGACCTTCGATTCAATCTCTCCATTGCTTCCTTGAGCTGGGCACGGTCAGCTTCGGATGCACTGCTGCGAACAATGAAGACCACATCCCAGCCAGGCTTCCAGGGCATCAGTTGCACATATTCACGAAGAAGCCTCTTTATTCGATTGCGCACTACAGCT
Proteins encoded:
- a CDS encoding protein jag — its product is MYTDGATFGDNLRHRLHRRKQPSLRNRSLWRPPSWQTPPSPNKSLTQRKEQGMESLESSGKTVEEAIDLALQQLGLSIDDVEVTVLKKGKPGFLGLGAEEATVRVTPLQSTQQEEDEVAVLAKKTVEELLRLMKLEAEVEPISPLQASSPEAKSIALEIKGQDLGILIGRRGETLAALQYVVRLIVARHQKAKVPVAIDVEGYKQRRYHVLRDLALRLAQKVKTTGRSTTLEPMPADERRVIHLALSVNPDVTTQSIGDGEVRKVAILPRRR
- a CDS encoding membrane protein insertase YidC, with amino-acid sequence MEIWDLIIYRPILNFLILLSSILFSNFGLAIIALTIIVRAVMTPLILKQLRSSKKMADAMRTVQPKIQQLKKKYAKDPRKLQQEQMKLYKEAGISPMGCLSSPMLVSTLIQIPIFIALYRGIIQAMAVTPQDFLGLSDSLYSWSMVREALPVSGSFLWLNLAKTDPYFLMPILVGATMWVSQKMISQPAADPQQQSMQNMMQIMMPLMFGFITLTLPSGVGLYFLVTTLASIPVQYHVYGWGNLRRQPAAQAPSKKAAKPEKQKLVEAPVVADTPVAEQVANPKEGARHGKSGIKRKDRRRSH
- a CDS encoding PQQ-like beta-propeller repeat protein, whose amino-acid sequence is MFPSIRRVRSRKIFYAVLALLVLLVGVACTQAPTRGWSGPAVASGLVADQDTLYVGTLGNKVIALRDIYGDRSPTPVWGEKGKDIGGTSGGGLFACGSGISKPMSTYGTPAIAEGKVYIGGYDGKVHSFITDALGHYDYLDIGGSIVGSPIVAYGTIERWSFAAGGGVNSSPAIGADGTIYVGSKDNKLYAVNRDGTLKWSFTTGGVVDSSPAVAADGTIYVGSNDNKLYAINPDGTEKWSFDTGGAVGSSPAIGGDRTIYVGSKDNKLYAVNRDGTEKWSFDTGGAVGSSPAVAADDTIYVGSKDNKLYAVNPDGTEKWSFSTGGAVDSSPAIGADGTIYVGSSDNRLYAVNPDGTEKWSFTTGGAVDSSPAISAGGTIYVGSKDNKLYAVNPDGTVKWSFTTGSAVDSSPVIGADGTIYVGSNDNRLYALNPNGTVKSSFTTGGAVRTSPAIGAGVTIYVGSNDSKLYALNLEGTLFVGNSNSKFYALPLDLSAPKWVFKTKDKIWATPAVYDGVVYIGSSDDRLYALDAETGKEIWSFKSSGAILSTPVIANGTIYIGSCDRKFYAIEVATEAERQAALARAEKEAAPSREAKWVFDKAKNWFWTQALVYDGKVWVGSLDKNVYAISVDDPNVYWVVCRTGGIVQTPPVLMRNLNLILVGSEDGNIWAIDPQVEGNSGRVLYSADDPILAAMYADQENGILFFHAQNGAHYLHALRIEADGKAKKLWDYRTDKK
- the yidD gene encoding membrane protein insertion efficiency factor YidD, which translates into the protein MKGLALRLIRLYQSTWSKHAPPACRFAPSCSQYTYEAIEKYGVLKGCWLGTRRILRCHPFSAGGFDPVP
- the rnpA gene encoding ribonuclease P protein component, which translates into the protein MQREQRLTHKKQFATVHSQGRSWANELLIMKAFPNGLELSRFGFSISKRVGKAVVRNRIKRLLREYVQLMPWKPGWDVVFIVRSSASEADRAQLKEAMERLNRRSRLRELT